The genomic stretch GAGGAAGGGATTTGTGGAAATAGATTGTGATAGGATACACAACTAGCACTAACAGGTCACGTTAGGTTAGGTTAGCAACTAGCACAGAGAAGTTGCCTGTTTACGGTTTATTTATAGAAAACTCAATTTTGAAGGTTAATTTTGTGTATGAATAAGAAGGATGCAAACAAATAGTGTACTGTTTGAAGCTCGCTTTAAAAAGTCTCAAAATTCAGATGTAAGGAATATGTAGTATTCTGTTTTAATTCTTTATGGGAGGAAAACCATGGAAAAACTTTTTTGGGTCATTCCCACTTTCCAATTCAAAGAAAAGTTGGGGAGTGGGAGTTGCAGGGATGGGCAGTGGTCTTGatgaggaatttaaaaatcagtctctGCAAGAACACATTGCTCTTGTTGCTTGCCAAGTTCTGTGACAGAGCACACAGGTGTGTCGCTTCATTTAAGCCTCATGGGAAAAGGATCCTCATACCTGCTTACTGGCCCCATTGTCCTTGCTCAGTAGATCTCAACCCTGGCTACACGTTAAATTCATCTGGAGAGCTTTTGAAAAATCCTGATGCCTGGGCCACAACCCTGGGGGGTCTGATTTAATTGGTGTGAAGTGAGGTCTAGGCATGAGTGGgctttttttaaagctctccagataattCTAATGTGAAGTCAGATTTGGAAATGTGTGTAAGTGCAGGCTTGCAATTCCATTATATGCTCCATTGGGTAAAGGCATTGTGCTTTCTGCAGTCACCTGTTAAAACACAAATGCCCTGGCAGGAGTAAATCATTAAGCTATTTTTCACTCATTAAACTTAGCAGGATTTCTTAACCTAATGCACTCTAAAAGTCACCTGAATGGAGGAGTCCACTGAGTTCACGGTGTTGCCTGTGGCTGTTGCCTGCTTAGAATCCTATGTGATAcagtccctccccaccctgttttataaatttttactttatgcatacttttttttcttggagCAGGAAAATGCAGTAACAGAAAATAAGGCTTGAAACATAGtagggaaattatttaaataacaagTATGAGTTGAAATACTGCCCACATATTCTTGCCTTCAGGCCTTTGTACTGGCTCTTCTGTTTAacactttttccccccaaatagcTTCACAACTAAATTCCTCACCTCCTTCCAGTCTTTGCTCAAAGCTTAACTTTTCAAGAGGATTATTATGCTTaccttatttaaaattgcaaccaGCTACCCCTACTCTCTACGGTCCTAAACCTGGTAATCCTGCCCTTTTTTGTTGTGAACTCTAACCCCTCACACGATCTAAATATTGTATACTTGACTTATATATGATGTTGTCACTCTTTCCCTGCTAGAATTTAAACTGTACAGAACAAGAAGTTTTATCTCTTTTATTACACTGATGTCTCCCAAGTGTCTGCCTGGTAAAGTACCTGGTGTTTGGTAAACGCTCAAAACATATTTGTCGAATTAAATGAACTGTGTGCACATGCTTTTACATTAAGAGAAATTGATTACTTTCAAATCGCCCTCAATATAtgttataaaatactgatttcaggtgggaaaaaaatcactttttgatGTTGTGCATTGGGTACAGTTAACatatcatataatttaaaaaaaatccctttttcaactagaaaaaaaatgaacatctcTTCATATCAAAGATAATTTTCCCTTTCTCATTGGTAAGAAAAATTATTGTTACAAACAATGATAAGTACGTGGAGTGCCACAGGACTCTACAGAAGCCAGGAGTGGATATATTAATTATGAGAAGTTTGGTGATAGACAGGGCAAGAAGCCTTTTTTCCCCATGAAGTGCTGAAAAGGAGAAGAATCCACTGATAGGCacatttaataaacaaataacatcTTTTTTAAGGGGGATAATAGTACTtgttcttctactttttttttttaatctactttaaaatgtgaaacatgggataaagtttaaataaataggATTAATTCATGTAAACATGTAAATTAGTTATAGATTATGAATGGTTAGGGGGAACAGACAGTGGGTTGGGTGTAGAAGGAGGGATGTTTGGAAGAAAAATTAAGTTTCAGAGTACAAGGGGGATTATGTACGTTTGTGTGAGGAAGAGAACTGAAGAAACAACCAGAAATAGAAGGTAAGATGGACACAGAAGGACTCACACACTCACAGACCCACAGAGAGGTGAGCAGCACCACCATAAGTCCTTTAAAGATCACAGCAATGAGAAGAAATAAGGCTCTGAAATGCGTAATTCAAAGtaaatacaatattatattacaaagattttatttttttccacaagTACTATTTCAgtgcttttcaaaataaatatcttaCTACATCTCCCTTCTCATTTTTTCTTGGTGTCCTTACTTTGCTAGTGGTTAAGCACATGCCTGGTCTGCTTGTTGCTGGAGCCAGGCCATATATTTAGAAACCCGGAACACATTTTTTACAACTAACATCTCCCTACGATATTGGTTAGCATACTTTCCTAAAGCTGCTTTGCAAATTGTCAATCACCTGTTGGTGTCTTGTCCCACAGGCAAGATAAATTAAGTTAGTGCAGGATTCAGCTTGAGGGCTGGAGATTCCAAACCGCTGTTTAAAAACGTCTATCCCTGAACCCTTGGATAGCCTTGATCAGATACTTTATGTTTGCTCAACTTTCTCTTCTTGCTTGCGTAATGTACTTGACTGGGTATCTGTTATCGTAGTTAGCATAAATGATGAGGTTCACTTACCTTAGAGGTATAGATAAGAGCAGGTTCTGCTCCAGGGCCAGGTTGGACAGCTGGGAACACCTCTGTAGGGCTCCAGCTTCAAACAAGCTGACAGTGTTGTTGTCCAGAAACAAATGCTTTAATTCTCGGAGGTCCTGGAAATCTTGCACTGTAACTCTCTGAATCAGATTATTGCTAATATCCAGCTTTTGGAGCCTTGCTGGTAGTCTGAGGGGCAACGTTGGAAGCTGGTTTTGGGACAACTCAAGAGTAGTTAAATTGGTGAGGAGCTGTGCCCCATCGATGGAAGAGAGCAAGTTTTCTGACAGGTAAAGATGGGAAAGATTCTCCAAATGTTTCATATCTCGAAACCTTATCACTTTGAGCCGGtttctctccatttttaaagAGAGCAAGGATTTGGGCAGGTTAATAGGAACTTTAGTCAGAAAGTTACTACTGAAACTGAGAAATTGCAGAGACTGGAGAGAAGTGAAGAAGCCAGCTGGTATGAGATGTAGCTGATTATTCTCCATGCTCATCCGTGTCAGATGGGGAAGTTCCAGGGGTCCAGCTACAGACTCGATATTGTTACCATCTAGCACCAAACTCTGCAAACTGACAAGGGAGGAGAGCAtgctgggagagagggaagagagaagattGTTTTTAAGTTCAAGGATTTTTAATTTCTCCAGTCCTTCAAAATCGGATCCATGTAGGACGTATATTGAATTATCATTTAGTTTTAACACTTCAAGACTGGCTGGGAGAGTAGTGGGGACTcgtcttaatttatttttccagaatTCCAAGGTCTTCAAAGTACCCAGAGTTTTGAA from Camelus bactrianus isolate YW-2024 breed Bactrian camel chromosome 8, ASM4877302v1, whole genome shotgun sequence encodes the following:
- the LOC105077166 gene encoding nephrocan isoform X1, translated to MRSGHVFAFPAQFLFRVRWIGDGFDPACPGRCFCDSAQSVHCYRLTEVPSGIPSTTKKLYISHGKIQHLQVSNFTQMLALEDFILLASGTESVEKDTFKTLGTLKTLEFWKNKLRRVPTTLPASLEVLKLNDNSIYVLHGSDFEGLEKLKILELKNNLLSSLSPSMLSSLVSLQSLVLDGNNIESVAGPLELPHLTRMSMENNQLHLIPAGFFTSLQSLQFLSFSSNFLTKVPINLPKSLLSLKMERNRLKVIRFRDMKHLENLSHLYLSENLLSSIDGAQLLTNLTTLELSQNQLPTLPLRLPARLQKLDISNNLIQRVTVQDFQDLRELKHLFLDNNTVSLFEAGALQRCSQLSNLALEQNLLLSIPLRLPGTLARLDLKGNAIRDIAERELKDLKQLQVLNLRNNKISALDLRALEVLPRLRHLYLDGNPWNCTCSLLRAREVLKAKGTDVRGGQCAAPAERQGESWMSSKKILRQCEHLLHQTKKSKEVKKKPKPEEHSSIRINMDDDYYDYEID
- the LOC105077166 gene encoding nephrocan isoform X2; translated protein: MLALEDFILLASGTESVEKDTFKTLGTLKTLEFWKNKLRRVPTTLPASLEVLKLNDNSIYVLHGSDFEGLEKLKILELKNNLLSSLSPSMLSSLVSLQSLVLDGNNIESVAGPLELPHLTRMSMENNQLHLIPAGFFTSLQSLQFLSFSSNFLTKVPINLPKSLLSLKMERNRLKVIRFRDMKHLENLSHLYLSENLLSSIDGAQLLTNLTTLELSQNQLPTLPLRLPARLQKLDISNNLIQRVTVQDFQDLRELKHLFLDNNTVSLFEAGALQRCSQLSNLALEQNLLLSIPLRLPGTLARLDLKGNAIRDIAERELKDLKQLQVLNLRNNKISALDLRALEVLPRLRHLYLDGNPWNCTCSLLRAREVLKAKGTDVRGGQCAAPAERQGESWMSSKKILRQCEHLLHQTKKSKEVKKKPKPEEHSSIRINMDDDYYDYEID